In Musa acuminata AAA Group cultivar baxijiao chromosome BXJ3-11, Cavendish_Baxijiao_AAA, whole genome shotgun sequence, one DNA window encodes the following:
- the LOC135652698 gene encoding 3-phosphoinositide-dependent protein kinase 1-like isoform X3 → MRAVGGEDAEAMEREFEAKLRLQQPLPGGVAGGKVVQRTNSIAFRAPQEQFTIKDFELGKVFGVGSYSQVVRAKKKDTGNVYALKIMDKKFIAKENKVSYVKMERIVLDQLDHPGIIRLCFTFQDTHSLYMALECCEGGELFDQITRKGYLSEDEARFYAAEVVDALEYIHGVGLIHRDIKPENLLLTADGHIKIADFGSVKPTRDSQMTVLPSSLNEKACTFVGTAAYVPPEVLNSCPATFANDLWALGCTLYQMLSGSSPFKDASEWLIFQRIITRDLKFPEFFSHEARDLIDKLLIPVKDQVLDLMAMLLSRSILSSMELIGNNCERHQHQDLLWIMIMVWIMTVKMPHGTSHMWVVRLQLTNMSYRTGMLVPHHLRKHNLISPGWLRSTHSTRDGKSFLSLER, encoded by the exons ATGAGGGCCGTCGGTGGTGAGGACGCGGAGGCGATGGAGAGGGAATTCGAGGCGAAGCTTCGCTTGCAGCAGCCGTTGCCGGGCGGGGTCGCCGGCGGCAAGGTGGTGCAGAGGACTAACAGCATTGCCTTCAGGGCGCCGCAGGAGCAGTTCACCATCAAGGATTTCGAGCTGGGAAAGGTCTTTGGCGTCGGTTCCTACTCGCAG GTAGTCAGAGCAAAGAAGAAGGATACAGGAAATGtatatgctttgaaaattatggaCAAGAAGTTCATtgcaaaagaaaataaagtatCCTATGTAAAGATGGAGCGTATAGTACTTGATCAATTAGATCATCCTGGTATAATCAGGCTGTGTTTTACATTCCAAGATACACACTCTCTTT ACATGGCACTTGAGTGTTGTGAAGGTGGGGAGCTATTTGACCAAATAACCAGG AAAGGATATCTAAGTGAGGATGAGGCTCGCTTCTATGCTGCTGAAGTTGTTGATGCTTTAGAATATATTCATGGTGTAGGATTAATTCATCGGGACATCAAG CCAGAGAACTTACTACTCACCGCTGATGGACACATTAAAATTGCTGATTTTGGCAGTGTGAAGCCAACTAGGGATAGCCAAATGACAGTTCTTCCAAGTTCATTAA ATGAAAAGGCATGTACTTTTGTTGGAACAGCTGCATATGTCCCTCCGGAAGTTCTTAATTCTTGCCCAGCGACTTTTGC GAACGACCTTTGGGCTCTTGGATGCACCCTATATCAAATGCTTTCTGGTTCATCTCCCTTTAAAGATGCCAGTGAATGGCTAATTTTCCAAAGAATCATAACAAGAGACCTCAAGTTTCCTGAGTTCTTTTCACATGAAGCAAGAGATCTTATTGATAAGTTATTG ATCCCAGTAAAAGACCAGGTGCTGGACCTGATGGCTATGCTTCTGTCAAGAagcatcctttcttcaatggagtTGATTGGAAACAATTGCGAAAGGCACCAGCACCAAGACTTGCTCTGGATCATGAT AATGGTGTGGATTATGACAGTCAAGATGCCACATGGAACCTCACACATGTGGGTGGTGCGCCTTCAGCTCACCAACATGTCATACCGGACGGGAATGCTGGTGCCACATCATCTTCGGAAACACAATCTCATATCTCCAGGCTGGCTTCGATCGACTCATTCGACTCGAGATG GCAAGAGTTTCTTGAGCCTGGAGAGGTGA
- the LOC135652698 gene encoding 3-phosphoinositide-dependent protein kinase 2-like isoform X1, with product MRAVGGEDAEAMEREFEAKLRLQQPLPGGVAGGKVVQRTNSIAFRAPQEQFTIKDFELGKVFGVGSYSQVVRAKKKDTGNVYALKIMDKKFIAKENKVSYVKMERIVLDQLDHPGIIRLCFTFQDTHSLYMALECCEGGELFDQITRKGYLSEDEARFYAAEVVDALEYIHGVGLIHRDIKPENLLLTADGHIKIADFGSVKPTRDSQMTVLPSSLNEKACTFVGTAAYVPPEVLNSCPATFANDLWALGCTLYQMLSGSSPFKDASEWLIFQRIITRDLKFPEFFSHEARDLIDKLLIPVKDQVLDLMAMLLSRSILSSMELIGNNCERHQHQDLLWIMIMVWIMTVKMPHGTSHMWVVRLQLTNMSYRTGMLVPHHLRKHNLISPGWLRSTHSTRDESFLKSCSLVDNICIYVSVRQEFLEPGEVIVMISKLKKLKKLTNRKVQLILTDKPKLLCMDPSKMTAKANIIWSHSPSELSVQVANSSHFKICTHKKVISFEDAKQRAWQWKKAIEGLQHR from the exons ATGAGGGCCGTCGGTGGTGAGGACGCGGAGGCGATGGAGAGGGAATTCGAGGCGAAGCTTCGCTTGCAGCAGCCGTTGCCGGGCGGGGTCGCCGGCGGCAAGGTGGTGCAGAGGACTAACAGCATTGCCTTCAGGGCGCCGCAGGAGCAGTTCACCATCAAGGATTTCGAGCTGGGAAAGGTCTTTGGCGTCGGTTCCTACTCGCAG GTAGTCAGAGCAAAGAAGAAGGATACAGGAAATGtatatgctttgaaaattatggaCAAGAAGTTCATtgcaaaagaaaataaagtatCCTATGTAAAGATGGAGCGTATAGTACTTGATCAATTAGATCATCCTGGTATAATCAGGCTGTGTTTTACATTCCAAGATACACACTCTCTTT ACATGGCACTTGAGTGTTGTGAAGGTGGGGAGCTATTTGACCAAATAACCAGG AAAGGATATCTAAGTGAGGATGAGGCTCGCTTCTATGCTGCTGAAGTTGTTGATGCTTTAGAATATATTCATGGTGTAGGATTAATTCATCGGGACATCAAG CCAGAGAACTTACTACTCACCGCTGATGGACACATTAAAATTGCTGATTTTGGCAGTGTGAAGCCAACTAGGGATAGCCAAATGACAGTTCTTCCAAGTTCATTAA ATGAAAAGGCATGTACTTTTGTTGGAACAGCTGCATATGTCCCTCCGGAAGTTCTTAATTCTTGCCCAGCGACTTTTGC GAACGACCTTTGGGCTCTTGGATGCACCCTATATCAAATGCTTTCTGGTTCATCTCCCTTTAAAGATGCCAGTGAATGGCTAATTTTCCAAAGAATCATAACAAGAGACCTCAAGTTTCCTGAGTTCTTTTCACATGAAGCAAGAGATCTTATTGATAAGTTATTG ATCCCAGTAAAAGACCAGGTGCTGGACCTGATGGCTATGCTTCTGTCAAGAagcatcctttcttcaatggagtTGATTGGAAACAATTGCGAAAGGCACCAGCACCAAGACTTGCTCTGGATCATGAT AATGGTGTGGATTATGACAGTCAAGATGCCACATGGAACCTCACACATGTGGGTGGTGCGCCTTCAGCTCACCAACATGTCATACCGGACGGGAATGCTGGTGCCACATCATCTTCGGAAACACAATCTCATATCTCCAGGCTGGCTTCGATCGACTCATTCGACTCGAGATG AAAGCTTTTTGAAAAGTTGTTCACTAGTGGATAACATTTGCATTTATGTGAGCGTCAGGCAAGAGTTTCTTGAGCCTGGAGAGGTGATTGTTATGATCTCAAAGCTGAAGAAGCTGAAGAAGCTGACTAACAGGAAAGTGCAACTCATTCTTACTGACAAGCCCAAATTGCTTTGCATGGATCCCTCCAAAATGACAGCCAAAGCAAACATAATCTGGTCCCACAGTCCCAGTGAGCTTAGCGTCCAAGTAGCGAACTCTTCACATTTCAAGATATGCACG CACAAAAAAGTGATATCTTTCGAGGATGCAAAACAGCGGGCATGGCAGTGGAAGAAGGCAATCGAAGGGCTTCAACATCGTTGA
- the LOC135652698 gene encoding 3-phosphoinositide-dependent protein kinase 2-like isoform X2 — MRAVGGEDAEAMEREFEAKLRLQQPLPGGVAGGKVVQRTNSIAFRAPQEQFTIKDFELGKVFGVGSYSQVVRAKKKDTGNVYALKIMDKKFIAKENKVSYVKMERIVLDQLDHPGIIRLCFTFQDTHSLYMALECCEGGELFDQITRKGYLSEDEARFYAAEVVDALEYIHGVGLIHRDIKPENLLLTADGHIKIADFGSVKPTRDSQMTVLPSSLNEKACTFVGTAAYVPPEVLNSCPATFANDLWALGCTLYQMLSGSSPFKDASEWLIFQRIITRDLKFPEFFSHEARDLIDKLLDTDPSKRPGAGPDGYASVKKHPFFNGVDWKQLRKAPAPRLALDHDNGVDYDSQDATWNLTHVGGAPSAHQHVIPDGNAGATSSSETQSHISRLASIDSFDSRWQEFLEPGEVIVMISKLKKLKKLTNRKVQLILTDKPKLLCMDPSKMTAKANIIWSHSPSELSVQVANSSHFKICTHKKVISFEDAKQRAWQWKKAIEGLQHR; from the exons ATGAGGGCCGTCGGTGGTGAGGACGCGGAGGCGATGGAGAGGGAATTCGAGGCGAAGCTTCGCTTGCAGCAGCCGTTGCCGGGCGGGGTCGCCGGCGGCAAGGTGGTGCAGAGGACTAACAGCATTGCCTTCAGGGCGCCGCAGGAGCAGTTCACCATCAAGGATTTCGAGCTGGGAAAGGTCTTTGGCGTCGGTTCCTACTCGCAG GTAGTCAGAGCAAAGAAGAAGGATACAGGAAATGtatatgctttgaaaattatggaCAAGAAGTTCATtgcaaaagaaaataaagtatCCTATGTAAAGATGGAGCGTATAGTACTTGATCAATTAGATCATCCTGGTATAATCAGGCTGTGTTTTACATTCCAAGATACACACTCTCTTT ACATGGCACTTGAGTGTTGTGAAGGTGGGGAGCTATTTGACCAAATAACCAGG AAAGGATATCTAAGTGAGGATGAGGCTCGCTTCTATGCTGCTGAAGTTGTTGATGCTTTAGAATATATTCATGGTGTAGGATTAATTCATCGGGACATCAAG CCAGAGAACTTACTACTCACCGCTGATGGACACATTAAAATTGCTGATTTTGGCAGTGTGAAGCCAACTAGGGATAGCCAAATGACAGTTCTTCCAAGTTCATTAA ATGAAAAGGCATGTACTTTTGTTGGAACAGCTGCATATGTCCCTCCGGAAGTTCTTAATTCTTGCCCAGCGACTTTTGC GAACGACCTTTGGGCTCTTGGATGCACCCTATATCAAATGCTTTCTGGTTCATCTCCCTTTAAAGATGCCAGTGAATGGCTAATTTTCCAAAGAATCATAACAAGAGACCTCAAGTTTCCTGAGTTCTTTTCACATGAAGCAAGAGATCTTATTGATAAGTTATTG GATACAGATCCCAGTAAAAGACCAGGTGCTGGACCTGATGGCTATGCTTCTGTCAAGAagcatcctttcttcaatggagtTGATTGGAAACAATTGCGAAAGGCACCAGCACCAAGACTTGCTCTGGATCATGAT AATGGTGTGGATTATGACAGTCAAGATGCCACATGGAACCTCACACATGTGGGTGGTGCGCCTTCAGCTCACCAACATGTCATACCGGACGGGAATGCTGGTGCCACATCATCTTCGGAAACACAATCTCATATCTCCAGGCTGGCTTCGATCGACTCATTCGACTCGAGATG GCAAGAGTTTCTTGAGCCTGGAGAGGTGATTGTTATGATCTCAAAGCTGAAGAAGCTGAAGAAGCTGACTAACAGGAAAGTGCAACTCATTCTTACTGACAAGCCCAAATTGCTTTGCATGGATCCCTCCAAAATGACAGCCAAAGCAAACATAATCTGGTCCCACAGTCCCAGTGAGCTTAGCGTCCAAGTAGCGAACTCTTCACATTTCAAGATATGCACG CACAAAAAAGTGATATCTTTCGAGGATGCAAAACAGCGGGCATGGCAGTGGAAGAAGGCAATCGAAGGGCTTCAACATCGTTGA
- the LOC103973759 gene encoding amidophosphoribosyltransferase, chloroplastic-like produces MAAAISSSSAAAHRLFCSPPPSVRPSGPSSPLFLSFLLKASLKPRSSLRHRSLPPLSASYADDVFAFDDKPREECGVFGIIGDPDAARICYLGLHALQHRGQEGAGIVSSDGTALHSRTGLGLVSKVFSRSSELEPLVGSAAIGHNRYSTAGAASALANVQPFVAGYRFGQLAVAHNGNLVNYDSLRCELESKGSVFNTSSDTEVILHLIATSSSGPLLARIVEALEELEGAYSLVFLTADKLFAARDPHGFRPLVMGRRSNGAVAFASETCALGLVGAEYVREVNPGEVIVVDSHDMSINTSCLLSKKPRKCCVFEHVYFALPNSVVFGHPVHAARYNFGAALARESPAPGADIVIPVPDSGFFAALGFAEASGLPFRQGLIRSHYVGRSFIEPNQEERNLAVKLKLAPIDGILEGKSVVVIDDSIVRGTTSSKIVQLIKNTGKAREVHMRIASPPIVGSCYYGVDTPRAEELISNRLDVEGVRQALGSDSLAFLSLESLKAAFGDEACKFCDACFTRKYPVPPREHEIFNMVDK; encoded by the coding sequence ATGGCCGCCGCCATCTCCTCCTCTTCCGCCGCCGCTCACCGCCTCTTCTGCTCTCCTCCACCGTCTGTCCGCCCCTCCGGGCCCTCCTCCCCCTTGTTCCTTTCTTTCCTCCTCAAAGCCTCCCTTAAACCCCGCTCTTCTCTCCGTCATCGCTCCCTTCCTCCCCTCTCCGCTTCGTACGCCGATGACGTCTTCGCCTTCGACGACAAACCCCGCGAGGAGTGCGGGGTCTTCGGCATCATCGGCGATCCGGATGCCGCCCGGATATGCTACCTGGGTCTGCACGCCCTCCAGCACCGCGGACAGGAGGGCGCTGGCATCGTCTCCTCCGACGGCACCGCTCTTCACTCCCGCACCGGCCTCGGCCTTGTCTCTAAGGTTTTCTCCCGGTCTTCTGAGCTGGAGCCCCTGGTCGGCTCCGCCGCCATCGGTCACAACCGCTACTCCACGGCCGGTGCCGCCTCTGCCCTCGCCAACGTCCAGCCCTTCGTCGCCGGCTACCGCTTCGGCCAGCTTGCGGTCGCCCACAACGGGAACCTCGTCAACTACGACTCTCTCCGTTGCGAGCTCGAGTCCAAGGGTTCCGTCTTCAACACCTCCTCCGACACTGAGGTTATTCTCCATCTTatcgccacctcctcctccggcCCCCTCCTCGCCCGCATCGTCGAGGCCCTCGAAGAACTCGAGGGCGCCTACTCCCTCGTCTTCCTTACCGCCGACAAGCTCTTCGCCGCCCGAGACCCCCATGGTTTCCGCCCTCTCGTCATGGGCCGCCGCTCCAACGGCGCCGTCGCCTTCGCATCAGAAACCTGCGCGCTCGGCCTCGTCGGTGCCGAGTACGTGCGAGAGGTGAACCCCGGGGAGGTGATTGTCGTCGACAGCCATGACATGTCCATCAACACCTCTTGCCTCTTGTCCAAGAAACCCCGCAAATGTTGCGTCTTTGAGCACGTCTACTTCGCCCTCCCCAACTCTGTCGTCTTTGGCCACCCGGTGCACGCTGCCCGCTACAACTTTGGCGCAGCCCTTGCCCGCGAGTCCCCTGCCCCTGGGGCTGATATTGTGATTCCGGTCCCTGATTCGGGATTCTTTGCTGCACTCGGCTTCGCCGAGGCCTCCGGCCTTCCCTTCCGGCAGGGTCTCATTCGCTCCCACTATGTAGGCCGCTCCTTCATCGAGCCGAATCAGGAGGAGCGCAACCTTGCCGTCAAGCTCAAGCTCGCGCCAATCGATGGCATCCTCGAAGGAAAGAGTGTCGTTGTAATTGACGATTCAATTGTAAGGGGAACCACCTCGTCCAAGATAGTTCAGCTCATCAAGAACACCGGAAAAGCTCGTGAGGTCCATATGAGGATTGCCAGCCCGCCGATCGTTGGCTCCTGCTATTATGGTGTTGACACACCAAGAGCCGAGGAGCTCATTTCTAATCGCCTAGATGTGGAGGGGGTGAGACAGGCACTTGGGAGTGATTCACTTGCCTTTCTCTCGCTTGAGAGTCTAAAGGCAGCATTTGGGGATGAGGCCTGCAAGTTCTGCGATGCATGCTTCACTCGCAAATATCCAGTGCCACCTAGGGAGCATGAGATCTTCAACATGGTCGACAAGTGA